One Jeotgalibaca porci genomic region harbors:
- a CDS encoding DUF624 domain-containing protein, with the protein MEWSDKAMRWMEIIMYLVLLNSLWLLGVAVGVGILGFFPASFALFKIFNDEDLFEPQNRLLPIIKSYISYYLKFFVKANCIGAIYAVMGFITYFNITLMKQEALMAAILLIPTLLFLLYIFVTAVLFSPVIIMGEGDIKSKIKVIITGPLLLPKTSIFTLGLMSISIIIAYLIPISMLLFLISATIFTMNKVTIYELYEKKVLIKTI; encoded by the coding sequence ATGGAGTGGTCAGATAAAGCAATGAGATGGATGGAAATAATCATGTATTTGGTGTTATTAAATAGCTTATGGTTATTAGGTGTCGCTGTTGGAGTAGGTATCCTAGGTTTTTTCCCGGCTTCATTTGCACTGTTCAAGATATTTAACGACGAAGATTTATTTGAACCACAAAATCGTCTTCTTCCAATAATAAAAAGTTATATTTCTTACTATTTAAAGTTTTTTGTTAAAGCAAATTGTATTGGAGCTATTTACGCTGTAATGGGATTCATTACCTATTTCAATATAACTCTAATGAAACAAGAAGCCTTAATGGCGGCTATATTACTAATTCCAACACTCCTCTTCTTACTATATATATTTGTAACAGCCGTCTTATTCTCCCCTGTAATAATTATGGGGGAAGGAGATATTAAGTCTAAAATTAAAGTCATTATCACTGGTCCGTTGTTACTTCCCAAAACTAGTATTTTTACTCTTGGGCTTATGTCTATCAGTATTATTATTGCTTATCTCATTCCAATAAGCATGTTACTCTTTTTGATTTCTGCAACAATATTCACGATGAATAAAGTGACTATATATGAGCTTTATGAGAAAAAAGTTTTAATAAAAACAATATAA
- a CDS encoding glycoside hydrolase family 43 protein, with protein MTSKRIYNNPIVIERADPWVYKHTDGYYYFTGSVPGYQEIEVRRARTLNELSDGETATVWTAHDSGPMSQLIWAPEIHYLNDKWYIYFAAAGNPDVAKGTFQHRMYVLECSDENPLTGTWIEKGQVKTAFESFSLDATVFEWKDELYYVWAQKDPAIPGNSNLYISAMENPWTLKGEQILLSIPHYDWEKVGFWVNEGAAVIIRHNTIFITYSGSATDENYCMGLLWADGDSDLLDGYNWHKSEEPVFMSSEENSLYGPGHNSFTISEDGEEDILIYHARPKKVEAGDPLDVPDRHANAQVFTWNEAGFPEFGEPGK; from the coding sequence ATGACTAGCAAACGCATATACAACAACCCAATCGTTATCGAACGCGCTGATCCGTGGGTATACAAACACACGGATGGTTATTACTATTTCACTGGATCAGTTCCGGGATATCAAGAAATAGAAGTGAGAAGAGCAAGAACATTAAACGAGCTAAGTGATGGTGAAACTGCGACTGTATGGACAGCACATGATTCTGGACCAATGAGCCAGTTGATTTGGGCGCCGGAAATTCACTATTTAAATGATAAATGGTATATCTACTTCGCAGCAGCGGGAAATCCCGATGTGGCAAAAGGGACATTCCAACACCGAATGTACGTACTAGAGTGTAGTGACGAAAATCCTTTAACGGGTACGTGGATTGAAAAAGGTCAAGTGAAAACAGCTTTTGAGAGTTTTAGTCTGGACGCGACTGTCTTTGAATGGAAAGATGAACTCTATTATGTTTGGGCACAAAAAGATCCGGCTATTCCTGGGAACTCAAACCTCTATATTTCAGCAATGGAAAACCCTTGGACCTTAAAAGGTGAACAAATTCTTTTGTCCATTCCACACTATGACTGGGAAAAGGTTGGATTTTGGGTAAATGAGGGAGCAGCGGTTATTATTCGTCACAACACGATTTTTATCACATATTCTGGAAGTGCTACGGACGAGAATTATTGTATGGGTCTGCTGTGGGCGGATGGAGATTCTGATTTATTGGATGGCTACAATTGGCATAAGAGTGAAGAACCGGTATTTATGAGTTCAGAAGAAAATAGTCTGTATGGACCCGGACACAACAGTTTTACAATTAGTGAAGACGGTGAAGAAGATATTCTTATTTATCATGCAAGACCAAAAAAAGTAGAAGCAGGCGATCCGCTAGATGTTCCCGACCGTCATGCAAATGCACAAGTATTTACTTGGAATGAAGCGGGATTCCCTGAATTTGGTGAACCAGGAAAATAA
- a CDS encoding alpha-N-arabinofuranosidase — translation MKKIIVDSTRETGTISKYIYGQFAEHLGRCIYEGVWVGEDSPIPHVNGIRQDVVEALREIKVPVIRWPGGCFADEYHWKDGIGPVENRKTIVNTHWGGVTENNHFGTHEFFELCKQVGAEAYVNGNVGSGTVQEMQEWVEYMTMEGTSPMADLRRENGQEEAWKMKFFGVGNESWGCGGNMRPEYYADLYRRYQTYVRNYTTDSIYKIACGPNIDDYDWMEVLMKNAHQFMDGISLHHYSLASVWEDKRPAIGFPEKEWYSLIDSANLMDELITKHSTIMDKYDPEKRVGLIVDEWGSWLAVEPGTNPGFLYQQNTIRDAMIASLTLNIFHKHSDRVHMANIAQMVNVLQSMILTDGDQMIKTPTYHVFNLYKNHMDATKIDSWGDMKETTSYTVSKKEGIITLSFCNYAVDESDEVTLDLGFPIQNVNAEILVSEELDAHNTFEEPERVTVEAFKTYKVDGETLIITLPPKSVVSIYVKEEK, via the coding sequence TTGAAGAAAATTATTGTTGACTCAACTCGAGAGACTGGAACAATTAGCAAGTATATCTATGGCCAATTCGCTGAGCACTTAGGGAGATGTATTTATGAAGGTGTCTGGGTAGGAGAAGATTCACCGATTCCACATGTAAATGGCATTCGTCAGGATGTTGTTGAGGCTTTGAGAGAAATTAAAGTTCCGGTAATTAGATGGCCAGGTGGTTGTTTTGCGGATGAGTACCATTGGAAAGATGGAATTGGCCCTGTTGAAAACCGAAAAACTATTGTAAATACACACTGGGGTGGTGTGACTGAAAATAATCATTTCGGAACGCATGAATTTTTTGAACTTTGTAAACAAGTGGGTGCTGAAGCCTATGTCAACGGAAATGTTGGGAGTGGTACAGTTCAAGAAATGCAAGAATGGGTAGAATACATGACCATGGAAGGGACATCTCCAATGGCAGATTTAAGACGTGAAAATGGTCAAGAAGAAGCGTGGAAAATGAAGTTCTTTGGAGTTGGTAATGAGAGCTGGGGTTGCGGCGGTAATATGCGCCCTGAATACTACGCCGACTTGTATCGTCGCTATCAGACATATGTAAGAAATTACACAACGGACAGCATTTACAAAATTGCATGCGGCCCTAATATTGATGACTATGACTGGATGGAAGTTCTGATGAAGAATGCCCATCAGTTTATGGATGGGATAAGTCTGCACCACTATTCACTGGCATCTGTATGGGAAGATAAACGTCCAGCTATTGGATTCCCTGAGAAAGAATGGTACTCATTAATTGACAGTGCGAATTTAATGGATGAATTAATTACCAAACACAGTACAATTATGGACAAATATGATCCAGAAAAACGTGTGGGCTTAATCGTTGATGAGTGGGGATCATGGCTAGCTGTTGAGCCAGGTACTAATCCAGGATTCCTTTACCAACAAAATACGATTCGTGATGCAATGATTGCGAGTTTAACATTAAATATTTTCCACAAGCACTCAGATCGTGTCCATATGGCGAACATCGCACAAATGGTTAATGTGCTGCAATCCATGATTTTGACGGACGGCGACCAAATGATTAAGACACCTACGTATCATGTCTTTAATTTGTATAAGAATCACATGGATGCAACAAAGATTGATTCATGGGGTGATATGAAAGAAACAACAAGTTATACAGTGTCTAAGAAAGAGGGCATAATCACATTGTCATTCTGTAATTATGCAGTTGATGAGTCTGATGAAGTGACACTGGACCTTGGCTTCCCTATTCAAAATGTTAACGCAGAAATACTAGTTAGCGAAGAATTGGATGCACATAATACTTTTGAAGAACCGGAACGCGTGACTGTTGAAGCATTCAAAACTTACAAGGTGGATGGAGAGACATTAATAATTACTTTGCCGCCAAAGAGCGTTGTTTCTATCTATGTGAAGGAAGAGAAATAA
- a CDS encoding DUF6171 family protein: MEINLSSDNLRESRLAICASCPFRQSHTCTKCGCYVAFRASLKLKSCPVGKW, translated from the coding sequence ATGGAGATTAATCTATCGTCAGATAACTTAAGAGAAAGCCGGTTAGCTATTTGCGCTAGCTGTCCATTTCGACAGTCTCATACATGCACAAAGTGCGGTTGCTATGTTGCCTTTCGTGCCAGTCTAAAATTAAAAAGCTGTCCAGTCGGAAAATGGTAA
- a CDS encoding GntR family transcriptional regulator, with the protein MTKLAKYQIIQEEIKKQIQDGAYLVGEKIPAESQLMTTFSVSRHTVRQAISSLVNEGVLEKIQGSGTFVVEQRKIQAAMGKKSKTIGVITTYLSDYIFPSIIRGIEEELRENGYSLLLASTQNDTEKERESIEMMLRQQVDGLIIEPTRSSFFNPNLSYYLQLKLNQIPFVYLHTAYPEMDAPVVAMDDEAGTELATKHLLDLGHREIAIVSKVDDIQGRNRLKGYFKAFEEAGDFVSSDHVLTYETRTTDGLRSEIMQLLTAENPPTAFVAYNDQVALMIEEAANERGLLIPDDLSLVSHDASGMRLNHNGKAPTSIVHPQEQMGKDAARVLMNAIEQTGTKSDSIIYEPRLIIQETTKKFGQ; encoded by the coding sequence ATGACTAAACTTGCGAAGTACCAGATTATCCAAGAAGAAATTAAAAAGCAAATTCAAGATGGTGCATATTTAGTAGGGGAAAAAATCCCTGCAGAGTCACAATTGATGACAACTTTTTCTGTCAGTCGTCATACTGTTCGTCAAGCAATCTCATCCTTAGTGAACGAAGGGGTCTTGGAAAAAATTCAAGGCTCAGGAACGTTTGTTGTTGAGCAACGTAAAATACAGGCAGCAATGGGAAAGAAAAGTAAAACAATCGGCGTCATTACTACGTATCTATCTGACTATATTTTCCCCAGTATTATCCGGGGTATCGAAGAAGAACTGCGTGAGAATGGCTATTCATTGCTTTTGGCAAGTACTCAAAATGACACTGAAAAAGAACGTGAAAGTATCGAGATGATGCTGCGGCAGCAGGTGGATGGCTTAATAATTGAACCGACCCGGAGTAGTTTTTTTAATCCTAATCTGTCTTACTATCTTCAGTTAAAACTGAATCAGATTCCATTCGTTTATTTACATACTGCCTATCCAGAAATGGATGCGCCAGTTGTAGCGATGGACGATGAAGCCGGCACAGAGTTAGCGACGAAGCATTTATTGGATTTAGGACACCGTGAGATTGCGATTGTTTCCAAAGTAGATGATATCCAAGGCCGAAACAGGTTGAAAGGATACTTCAAAGCCTTTGAGGAGGCTGGGGATTTCGTGTCAAGCGATCACGTTTTAACGTATGAAACCCGTACGACTGATGGTTTGCGCAGTGAAATTATGCAACTATTGACCGCTGAAAATCCACCGACGGCCTTTGTAGCCTACAACGATCAAGTGGCCCTGATGATTGAAGAAGCTGCTAATGAACGCGGTCTTTTGATTCCGGATGATTTGTCACTTGTCAGTCACGATGCTTCCGGCATGCGATTGAATCACAATGGCAAGGCTCCGACATCTATTGTGCATCCACAAGAACAAATGGGTAAAGATGCAGCACGTGTACTGATGAACGCGATTGAACAAACGGGAACCAAGAGTGATTCAATTATTTATGAACCACGCCTCATCATTCAAGAAACAACTAAGAAGTTCGGACAATAG
- the araD gene encoding L-ribulose-5-phosphate 4-epimerase: MLDKLKKEVYEANMLLPKYNLITFTWGNVSGIDREKNLVVIKPSGVEYDVLKADDMVVVDLDGNVVEGKLNPSSDTATHVELYKAFPEISGVVHTHSPWAVSFAQAGLDIPAAGTTHGDYFYGSIPTTRQMKREEIETAYEKNTGSVIIETFRNRQIDPAQVPGVLVNDHGPFTWGTSAVNAVHNAVVLEQISEMTYHTLQLNPHGITMDQALLDKHYLRKHGKNAYYGQKKETK; encoded by the coding sequence GTGCTAGATAAATTAAAAAAAGAAGTCTATGAAGCGAATATGTTATTGCCAAAATATAACCTCATTACCTTTACCTGGGGAAATGTGAGCGGCATTGATCGAGAAAAGAATTTGGTCGTCATTAAACCAAGTGGCGTTGAATACGATGTACTAAAAGCTGACGATATGGTGGTCGTCGATTTGGATGGGAATGTTGTTGAAGGAAAATTGAATCCCTCAAGCGATACTGCCACGCATGTGGAACTGTATAAAGCATTTCCAGAAATAAGTGGTGTCGTACATACCCATAGTCCGTGGGCAGTTTCATTTGCTCAGGCAGGTCTCGACATCCCAGCAGCAGGCACAACGCATGGTGATTATTTCTACGGAAGTATCCCAACAACGCGCCAGATGAAACGAGAAGAAATCGAAACAGCCTACGAAAAAAATACTGGATCCGTTATTATCGAAACGTTCCGTAACCGTCAAATTGATCCGGCTCAAGTTCCTGGTGTCCTGGTTAATGATCACGGCCCCTTTACTTGGGGAACATCCGCTGTTAATGCGGTTCACAATGCAGTCGTACTGGAGCAAATTTCAGAAATGACTTACCACACACTGCAATTGAATCCGCATGGCATTACAATGGATCAAGCATTACTCGATAAACATTATTTACGTAAACATGGAAAAAATGCCTATTATGGCCAAAAAAAGGAGACGAAATAA
- the araA gene encoding L-arabinose isomerase has protein sequence MLTVTQKEFWFVTGSQHLYGEDVINVVREDSEEIVKGLNDSGKLAYPIRFKEVVKTADEIKHVMKEANYHDEVAGVITWMHTFSPSKMWIPGLKLLQKPLLHLATQYKREIPWDTIDMDYMNTHQSAHGDREHGFITARLKKNNKVVVGHWGSERVQEDVSAWMTSAVGYIESQNIRVARFGDNMRNVAVTEGDKVEAAIQFGWTIDYFGIGDLVAEIKEVTAEEVAAAYEDLEKVADLEVGDNTPEYFKGQVEEQLKIEIALRRFLEKGNYTAFTTNFEDLHGMKQLPGLAVQRLNAEGYGFAGEGDWKTAALDRLMKVMANNDRTGFMEDYTYHLVEGQEVILGSHMLEVDPTLAATRPKVVVQPLGIGDREDPARYVFDGVGGEAVVVSMLDLGTHYRLIINAVEAIKPDVPAPKLPVARVMWEPKPNFHDGVKAWIEAGGGHHTVISLALTVDQIIDWAKMVDLEYIVIQ, from the coding sequence ATGTTAACAGTTACGCAAAAAGAATTTTGGTTTGTTACAGGTAGTCAACATTTGTACGGAGAAGATGTTATTAATGTTGTACGTGAAGACTCTGAAGAAATCGTAAAAGGGTTAAATGATTCAGGTAAATTAGCGTATCCGATTCGTTTCAAAGAAGTTGTAAAAACAGCAGATGAAATTAAACACGTAATGAAAGAAGCCAACTACCACGATGAAGTAGCGGGCGTAATTACGTGGATGCATACATTCTCACCATCAAAAATGTGGATTCCAGGTTTGAAATTGTTGCAAAAACCATTGTTACACTTGGCAACACAATACAAACGTGAAATTCCATGGGATACAATCGACATGGACTACATGAATACCCACCAAAGTGCGCACGGTGACCGTGAACATGGCTTCATCACAGCACGTTTGAAGAAAAATAATAAAGTTGTTGTCGGCCACTGGGGAAGTGAACGCGTTCAAGAAGATGTATCTGCTTGGATGACGAGTGCAGTTGGTTATATTGAAAGCCAAAATATCCGCGTTGCACGTTTCGGAGACAATATGCGTAACGTTGCGGTAACAGAAGGTGACAAGGTAGAAGCAGCTATTCAATTTGGTTGGACAATTGACTACTTTGGTATCGGCGATTTAGTTGCTGAGATTAAAGAAGTAACAGCTGAGGAAGTTGCTGCAGCTTACGAAGATTTAGAAAAAGTTGCGGACTTAGAAGTGGGAGATAACACACCTGAATACTTCAAAGGCCAAGTAGAAGAGCAACTTAAAATTGAAATTGCCTTGCGTCGTTTCTTAGAAAAAGGAAACTACACAGCCTTTACAACCAACTTTGAAGACTTACATGGTATGAAACAACTGCCAGGTCTAGCTGTTCAGCGTTTGAATGCTGAAGGCTATGGATTTGCCGGTGAGGGTGACTGGAAGACAGCTGCTTTGGACCGTTTGATGAAAGTGATGGCAAACAACGACCGTACAGGATTCATGGAAGATTACACGTATCACTTGGTAGAAGGTCAAGAAGTGATTCTAGGTTCTCATATGTTGGAAGTTGATCCAACGCTTGCAGCTACAAGACCAAAAGTAGTGGTACAACCATTGGGTATTGGTGATCGTGAAGACCCAGCACGTTATGTATTTGATGGCGTTGGCGGAGAAGCAGTTGTTGTTTCAATGCTTGATTTAGGAACACACTATCGCTTGATTATTAACGCAGTCGAAGCAATTAAACCGGACGTTCCAGCACCAAAATTACCCGTTGCACGTGTGATGTGGGAACCGAAACCAAACTTCCACGATGGTGTGAAAGCTTGGATTGAAGCGGGCGGCGGCCACCACACAGTTATTTCATTAGCGCTAACAGTTGATCAAATCATCGACTGGGCAAAAATGGTTGATTTAGAATATATCGTCATTCAATAG